The nucleotide window TGACAGCTGCAGTAATGCAAATTCTTCAACGGTCACGTTTAATCCACATCTCAttgataagaaaaattaactgTTTACTCTATGGCATTCCTCGTCTCGTCATTGATCGACCGATATCATCAAATCATAAAGTTCAGCAGtcttaattgaaataaaagacTTTTTCATCAAAGTTAAGCAATTTCACACTGTATTAGTGATCAAATAGGCATCCtgtgtagtttaaaaaaatcactttgttCTGCTTATTTATAccaattaaacaaatttaagccTGCTGCACATTTAAGCACCTTCAAATTAATAAGGAGGTCGAGTTTTGGAGCTTACATTAGTTTTTTCTCTAAATCAAACACCTAAACTATTAAGAAATGTCGAAGAATTGAGAAATACTTGAAAGTGTAAACTATTCATTTCTTGTTCTTATCATCCATTTCTGTTGTACATAGATATTGGTAACGTATAGTTAAGCATATTCCGAGCCGTTATGACGTActggaataattattatttaattttgtgtacCATCCATCCAGTTCTACTGGTTGATCCATTGTCTTGATGAATCAAGTTCTATTGATTGATCCATCAAGACGTCTGTGGAGTTAATTGTAGGAATGCTAGATTACGGATGAAAATATAGGTGAAAAGGAGTAATAAGCTTTAGAGACCAAGGTCATATGCCcggttttctttaaaaattaataattattgattagCTAACAGACACAAAAAGGTAACGGTAATAAACAAAtctataatattatttaaataagattgATTTCGTTATTGGAAAATAACTTTCTCCTTTCTTCTATTAAGGTACGCACACATGTATGAAGCAACgtattacaataattaagtAGGAGCACGATACAGATAGAAGAAACGTTCGTTATGTAACCGAGATTAGCATTGCGACAGCAACATCTACTTTAGAGCTATATTAAACAGAACGCCATAACATCTTTTTGATAATTTGCGTTAAGGTTAAAGATCTGAAAATATTTCgattattatttctaatgGGTGACGTTGTAagctaattatttattaatgaatgttAGCAGAAAATTGTTAGCAATTCAACCATAGTACGCTATTCTAAGAAAATTACGAAAGTAAtaagtcatttaaaattagctACTGGGATTAGTCATAGAGTTGGAATGGGAGGAAGTGGTTGCTAAATGATAAAATTCGCGTATGTATTtagatgaaaaaatattaaattaatagaccaaacattttcttggtatcgttttaaaatacatattttgaattaataaatagacgtaaaaatataatcaaCATAAATACTACTTTAATATATCATGTCCTCTATCACTGCCGGCGAGAGAGAGCAGCAGAATTataattctaataaatttatttctgcaaTATTATATCGTTAGCATGCTATTTGATGATACAGGGActttttcatttgtaaaaaaatacggtgaaattttaaaaaaatcattgactCCTGACATCTATAAAAAACTGGTAAAAAATCATCTCTCGGATTTGTGTCGCAACTAATTATAGTTCAAAGAGTGAGCGATATCTGCTTTTTAATAGTTGTGAAGCTGTAAATtgctaataaataattaaaaatgacttACTGTAAAAAATCCATATTGCTCTATAGGTCCTTATCAAGTAAAATGAGTAGTGCCACGTAATACTCAGCTCAGTGCGAATaccaaatattattatttagggaTGGCTTACGATGAACAAATAATCACATACAAGTAGCACAATATCCTCTAACAACTATCAATctaccaattaaaatttttatatttaataatcaaataGTTTTACTTACAACTAAAACTATTTCTTAAAAGTGCGTTTCTTAGAAAACCTACTATTCTTCCGTATACAAGTGCGGCACAATATTTTCTAATCTTTCTCTATTGAACATCTCATATTCTACTAAACTACAATCTCCGTGCAACTGCTTAGTTTCTGTTCTTGATTGCTGTCGCCAACCAACAAGCTAATATTATCCCAATcacctataaaaaaaaaaatgaaaatcatcaTTGCAACCCTCATTCGCCCACCTCAATAAATGCAATTCCAATCCCCACTCCAATTAACACTTGGGAAGCATTTTGGACTTTCATCTCAATCACATCGAAACATCCAGTGGAATGTAAGATCTCTTCCCCGCTTCGGGCATTCTGGCAATGTTGAGGAGTTGGATCAGGTGCTCCTTCTCGTACAGGCTGGCAACAGGACAAAGGTCGATTGCCGCCCCAATCAGTAGGTCTATCAACACCGCAACAGTGTAACTGGAAATGTATTATGGATATTGCATGGTGACTAAGGAGAGTTATTTGTTAGGTTTTAGTCCTAAGGGGAAATTACAGAGGTACTTATGACgccaaaattaacaaaactacCAATTCTTCAAACGCGCTTTCGATCTTATGTACTAGTTAGTTATTCATCGAGCGATTAGTATAAATAGATAATATCGTAAAGCTTAGTCCAGGGTAGTTGAATGATAGGATTTGTTCAGTTcatagattttattaaaagtcaCCTTAAAGTCATTTTCTTaaccattttttactttttcttattttcaaaattatttgattttcaacattattaaatttcaaccaAATCATAGTTTGCTATCAGACGAATCAACAGGAGTGAGCAAAAAATATGAGTGGATGAAGAATCGTATAAATTGTCATTatcaatattcaattattttcagaattaaaatttagattcaaaattttggatcTAGGAAAAAATTTCATGATCCTGGAAAATCGTGGAATTGTCTTATCAAATATCATTTGAGTTCAAGTCCGGTACATTTTTACTTGTCTACCCACTGTCTTCCAAGTGCTACATGGATGATTCCAAAATTATTCGAGTCGTACTCTTGTGAGTTTGATGCGAACAGGTCTCGTTAACAGAAATAAAGTACATATTCGATAATAAAAGGATATCCGGATAAATCTGAACTTTTGTGGTATTGCATACGATTATTTGTCCTTTCATTCGATGTTTTTTGGTCGAGCTTGCACTTTCCTTGTTTCAATTACTTCAGCTGTATTATTTACGCATTCGCTGCATCATCGTTAATTGTCATCTCGAATTTTGAACAAAACGCAAATATTCTTACTGTTAATAAACGAGTTTCTACCCCGAATCCATTACACCACAAGAACTTCGTagatgtaaattttcaatcgtAATATTACTCACTATCACCGACAATATTAACTAcactacttaaaaaaatgcgaaTGAACTAAATGTATGCTAATTGCCAATTTATTAAGTTCCTGCTAGTAAAGGTGAATAATTTCGTTAGGAGTATCGCTGAGTTGCaaagaattataaaattattaaaataaagaatgaTCTTTAAATGCCTAACTGAGGTCAATTGAATGTGACGCTATAAGTACTGGACGCGTAAGCACGAAGAAGAGAGGTGTTTTTACGAATTTGCccaattaaaactaataacaCGCTCGAAAGAGACTGTCCATATGGAAGGTCTTTGTTCACTCACTCGTGATTAGCATCATTGTTTCAGctaagaaaatatattgttttacCGGATAAAAGCAATTTAGCAGGTTTAGATGATATGCTAGTATGAGAAGGTTCGGTGGTACCCTCCCATTGAGATAATTGTTCTCCGTTAGGTGGTTGAACGATTTCTTGCAAAACTGAGTTTTGAAcaattgaattgttttattcataAGCTTATGATTAAAGCAACTTTAAGTTTGTTACCGCTACtaatttttcatacaaaaaaatttagacCTAAGTAGCAATAACCAGTCGGACAATTCTATTTTTGTGCATTTCACAGctttactgaaaaaatatttcatgagTTGTATAGAAACGAAACAATCGAATATTACATTATCAAGGAGAATTTACGGTTTCTCATAAAAACTAAATCTGGTTGTAAAGAGAATTCATCCAGAAGTTACCTTCATTTGCAAATTATCCCAGGCAATTTTATCAGATTCGCTGGTTTGGTATCGACTCATAGATTCCCGCATAATGTTCTTCAGCTCCTTGTGGACGTCGTTTTTGTAAACTGCGGCTGCAATGCCCACTGCCAGCTCGATAATAAAGATTATTGACAGGCACACAGCAAACTGGAAAGATGACCGTTTAATTAGTTCAAGTGCaatgtacccttaggctacgcctatgaattttcattactttagTGGTATGTCCGGGATTAccatatgttgggaacccattatcttccaataagggttacccttcataaaaactttcactccttttcctcgtcaaaacaaaagtctaaaatatccacattttgctaaaatctcactacagctgcaacaccctcgtaaatcatcttttcttaccattatcttgacgttacgggttaaggatttagaaagttaccatctgtggattgtcttgttaattgcctaaaaccggagtacgcccatgggtactgacccccagatttggtatttaagataccccgaagcttgtaaaaggACCACCGGCAACGATGGGAAATCAAAAAACCAGGGCAGCCCCTTGGTTCTCTGACCTATCgttgcaaaaagaaaaacacaagGATCGAGCCGACGAAGAAAGAAGCGTCCGGACGGACAGAAGAGGGCAGAAGAACCCCATGTCGGCGGGGTATCATCAGTCAAAAGGAACGAGTGGCATCAAATGTCTCCTCAAACAGGTTAAAAGCCTAGAGCGAAAGCAGAATAAAAAGCGATAATTCCGCTCAACTCTGCTAGCTTTccaagaaaaaacaaaagcgCGATCAAGGAACTCGAGCAAATACTCGAAATCCTAGCAACACGGGAttttttagtgggtgaaaCCCCACACAGGCTGGTTGCATGGGCACCAGTATCGTCTTCcgccaaaattttttatcctCAGTGTCGCCCCCCCCCCTTGAAAGGGTACTTCGGGGTAATATGTTTTTGTTAGCCTAAATAACTgcatcaattttttcaaattactatGATTTATATATACAAAAGGCCTAAGtacattatgtatttttattatgaagaaaagaatGATCTAAATAGCGGTATTTTGCAATAACGCAATCAATTTTGTTAGCAAGCATTGAAGTCATTAacattattgtttaaatttggcTGTCTGCAGATAATATGCCCACCGCTGCATTAACCTACATATTGCATCTTACTAttgtaatttagttttatctAGGCTAATTAATACGTCCATATATTGGGTCTAGTTGGTAAGTTCGGTAACAGTCCAATCCAAGATTAAGTTATCAAAAtactatataaaaattgcaaggCTTTGTGCAAAAAATCGTGAAAAAACTAAGTATTTTGTTGTTTAACAATTTCTATATACATACTATCGTACTTTTCGATGCCATCGTGGTTTAGCTTAACGTCATGAAAATAAGCTATTCACACACCCCTGTCTATGAATCAGCAATCTATACATAGTCATTAATATGCTATTTCATCATagtaaaaacataatttattattcctcTTAAAGAAATCTTTGAAATGGCCTTGCAAAAATGTATGGGTTCGCAACAAGAGTCGCAACGCAAGTATGAATGTTAGCATTCTTATAACTTcctattattattgtaatacCAATTTAAAACGCACGATATTTGCAGTTCTCACTCCTCTAAGatttacatttttccttttcttgcCTTGCAGccattttattcttaaaaaaattgccaatgACTCAGCGCCgctgttaaaatattttccttatgATTGTTCAGTGGCAGTTAGAAGGTGTATGtccattttaatttgaattctcTGTGTAAACAATCGTTTGTTATTCATCgattaatgcaattttaaatcgaTGACTAACGGTTGCATGGTGCTATTTTCACCTGTAAATCGGTGACTTCCATATGGGTGTGGGATTCTTAGGTCAAATAGATTTAACCCTTTTGTATATATATagaaacttctctatttttacgacaaagtcGAGGCACGATCAGGAAATCTTTGAGTTGTATATAGTAATAGTactaatattgttaattaggttaggcTTATTAGATCTAAGATGAAACAGTTGTGAGGGGGTGAtgtgcccctataggacgcctatgtatgtcgcaacttggttagaagtattctcgtcaattaagagggttttgcAATCGTTATCTTTATgcgattttgatattttctgattaatgtctaaccaccctttgttagtacttgtgggaaaggatagccgcctTTTGTCGGCGTTGATGAGAAGtgcggccgcgctttgtcggcatctaTGAGAATGTACCGaccaagtgttatcagtaccacggtaacgtcgcaggtggtgtcataaattgataattgctttctagccagaGGACAACACTGgttaattacccttagttttagtatttaagagtgCGTCGAATTTACAGggtcctctttctttcgagtggctcatcTGAACTACATATTATCCTTCAGCAGAAACCCAAAAAGTGTAttcgttaatatcaataaattctaTAAAGCCCTAGACAACGTTAGAAAAATCTACAGGGATATACATCGATAAACATTTAAGGGATCTTCGTTTCAGTCAAAGTTGGATGTttcaaaatgtataaaataaaaacattttccagaCAAAAAAAACTGGCACATCTCTAGTTCCCGTCGAGCGAATACACATGCAAAAATCGATACTGAGTAGGAGTCAAAAGTGTGAAATTGTAATAGCCAAATTATCAAGCGCAAAAATTGCGAGCTTAATCTGTAATATTACTatgcatatttaattaaagcagCGGTTCTCAAACTTTTGTTCTTAGCC belongs to Euwallacea similis isolate ESF13 chromosome 7, ESF131.1, whole genome shotgun sequence and includes:
- the LOC136409907 gene encoding CD63 antigen-like encodes the protein MIENSRMKTCELSLIKYLLFGFNLIFAISGIGIIIAGALVLSDVGEFRHFMESSVLAPPVVLIVAGCIVFLVASLGCYGAIRESYYMLMGFAVCLSIIFIIELAVGIAAAVYKNDVHKELKNIMRESMSRYQTSESDKIAWDNLQMKLHCCGVDRPTDWGGNRPLSCCQPVREGAPDPTPQHCQNARSGEEILHSTGCFDVIEMKVQNASQVLIGVGIGIAFIEVIGIILACWLATAIKNRN